One genomic region from bacterium encodes:
- a CDS encoding PEP-CTERM sorting domain-containing protein produces MDPRVKRRRFALPVLTLLMVVAGGAGGSAQAQVGLTTLSAEDGGDWFDPSIWDGGAAPSADDVVIVENGATVALRADSPFLEGDVPSSWHHVFLGPGSLAADDTAWRFERLVLQGSPPAIGPAAAAFGGNLDIGRSVVVGTPHFGLEGATHPAGPDTLRVGGNLTGSAGRDADRGSGLTVGRGSIGQSDPPAGYSEGAIEVGGSVRGFSGVAVGTSFSERSFVLDPDFRNVGRLSVGGDLEVTLGIPQPSGPVLRDVAVGVSSAPVVAVDGTLEVGGDAILDYITVGSGTGRPATGTFEVAGNVVGAQTVMVVGQLVPAFDVRNDTPVSAPREVTGTVEIGGDLETLALYLGTTRYRSESHFDPADRVHAAVRVGGDLRSAPFTDDLYDTGYVSAGVGRGAGDYDTRLTVEGDTELTVDVLVAGLYRSAREDAGHATGILDLAGGSIRGTSSETSLLTIGKVDDRGSAKGRLDFSGSIEGFASTEIGVALADGHADGAVALNGGSLSTQRARIGVAESDDGSARGALRLAGARVDVSGEMELGTGSELSIVLDHEPDAERSAVIRTGTSVLDGVLEVVFGPKTGLGVYPLITAEAPGGLSGGFDRIDVVGIDPSRTRFEIDTVSVGERVVESFRVRVVPEPGTALLLGIGLAGLAASRRRPRIGHLPVR; encoded by the coding sequence ATGGATCCTCGAGTGAAGCGACGGCGTTTCGCGCTCCCCGTCCTGACGCTTCTGATGGTCGTCGCGGGCGGCGCGGGCGGGTCTGCCCAGGCGCAGGTCGGCCTGACGACGCTCTCGGCCGAAGACGGAGGGGACTGGTTCGATCCTTCGATCTGGGACGGCGGCGCCGCACCAAGCGCCGACGACGTCGTGATCGTCGAGAACGGCGCGACCGTCGCGCTCCGCGCCGACTCCCCGTTCCTGGAGGGCGACGTTCCCTCGTCCTGGCACCACGTCTTCCTCGGGCCAGGAAGTCTCGCCGCAGACGACACGGCATGGCGCTTCGAGCGCCTCGTACTCCAGGGATCGCCTCCGGCGATCGGCCCGGCGGCGGCCGCCTTCGGCGGGAACCTCGACATCGGTCGATCCGTGGTCGTGGGAACGCCTCACTTCGGCCTCGAGGGGGCGACCCACCCGGCTGGACCGGACACGCTGCGTGTCGGAGGCAACCTCACGGGCAGTGCGGGTCGGGACGCCGACCGCGGGAGCGGGCTCACGGTCGGACGAGGCTCCATCGGCCAATCGGACCCGCCAGCGGGCTATTCGGAGGGCGCGATCGAGGTCGGCGGATCGGTGCGCGGTTTCTCCGGCGTCGCGGTGGGGACGTCCTTCAGCGAGCGTTCATTCGTTCTCGATCCCGACTTCCGCAACGTCGGGCGCCTCTCCGTCGGAGGCGATCTCGAGGTCACCCTCGGCATCCCCCAGCCGTCGGGTCCCGTCCTGCGCGACGTCGCGGTCGGCGTCTCGTCGGCTCCGGTCGTCGCCGTCGACGGAACGCTCGAAGTCGGAGGAGACGCCATCCTCGACTACATCACCGTCGGATCGGGGACCGGCCGCCCCGCGACAGGGACGTTCGAGGTCGCGGGAAACGTCGTCGGCGCGCAGACCGTGATGGTCGTCGGGCAGCTCGTTCCCGCCTTCGACGTCCGGAACGACACGCCGGTCTCCGCGCCGAGAGAGGTGACCGGCACGGTCGAGATCGGGGGCGACCTCGAGACCCTGGCCCTCTACCTCGGCACCACCCGTTACCGCTCGGAATCCCACTTCGATCCCGCGGATCGGGTCCACGCCGCGGTCCGCGTCGGAGGCGATCTGCGCAGCGCGCCCTTCACCGACGACCTCTACGACACCGGCTACGTGTCGGCCGGCGTTGGTCGAGGGGCCGGCGACTACGACACCAGGCTGACCGTGGAGGGCGACACTGAACTGACGGTCGACGTGCTCGTCGCCGGCCTCTATCGGTCGGCCCGCGAGGACGCAGGCCACGCGACGGGGATCCTCGATCTCGCCGGCGGGTCGATTCGCGGCACCTCCTCCGAGACGAGCCTGCTCACCATCGGCAAGGTGGACGATCGGGGGAGCGCAAAGGGACGGCTCGACTTCTCCGGTTCCATCGAAGGCTTCGCCTCAACCGAGATCGGCGTCGCGCTCGCGGACGGCCACGCCGACGGAGCGGTCGCGCTGAACGGCGGATCCCTTTCCACGCAGCGCGCGCGAATCGGGGTCGCCGAGTCCGACGACGGCTCGGCGCGCGGTGCACTTCGCCTCGCCGGAGCTCGCGTCGACGTCTCCGGCGAGATGGAGCTGGGCACCGGATCCGAGCTCTCGATCGTGCTCGACCACGAGCCCGACGCGGAGCGTTCCGCCGTGATCCGGACCGGAACGTCGGTCCTCGACGGCGTTCTCGAGGTGGTCTTCGGTCCGAAAACGGGGCTGGGCGTCTACCCCTTGATCACCGCGGAGGCGCCCGGCGGTCTCTCGGGTGGCTTCGACCGGATCGACGTCGTCGGGATCGACCCCTCACGGACCCGCTTCGAGATCGACACCGTGTCCGTCGGCGAGCGCGTCGTCGAGTCGTTCCGGGTCCGCGTCGTCCCCGAGCCCGGAACCGCGCTGCTGCTGGGAATCGGTCTCGCCGGCCTGGCTGCATCGCGCCGGCGGCCCCGCATCGGGCATCTCCCCGTCCGCTGA
- a CDS encoding PEP-CTERM sorting domain-containing protein (PEP-CTERM proteins occur, often in large numbers, in the proteomes of bacteria that also encode an exosortase, a predicted intramembrane cysteine proteinase. The presence of a PEP-CTERM domain at a protein's C-terminus predicts cleavage within the sorting domain, followed by covalent anchoring to some some component of the (usually Gram-negative) cell surface. Many PEP-CTERM proteins exhibit an unusual sequence composition that includes large numbers of potential glycosylation sites. Expression of one such protein has been shown restore the ability of a bacterium to form floc, a type of biofilm.), which yields MKFRSMSRGAGRVVGAAIALGGLGAGAAGAGELPYRLTTIDHDYDADGVMDAQTVIQYDAAGDPTGATYTYTGDGTPDRFVTEDDEAASEISTFDFDAAGLTTSTTLDRVNMDASTESIAVVQTYVGGAATRSDSTFDFDGVVSATYSTFAYAGPDLDTVETRDAGTDALQTTLTLVYGGDSLPDVATLVSPGSMGFPGLEVETTYNWRPDGQPDDVTSTWSQVFPGGPVFFGGGTGDYQYDAEGRRVVEVFTVDTSQGAFVAEFFGFEYRKTLHYDELDLLALEEIDIDDDGSLDATRTATWEAGDCTPVFVWAPNGRPEFVAVPGTPYVPGTGWQSVRNCPEPATGVSLMAGIGALAWHSRRRRARAARA from the coding sequence ATGAAATTTCGGAGCATGTCGAGAGGAGCCGGTCGAGTGGTGGGGGCGGCCATCGCTCTCGGCGGACTGGGCGCGGGCGCGGCGGGGGCGGGCGAGCTGCCGTATCGACTGACGACGATCGACCACGACTACGACGCCGACGGCGTGATGGACGCCCAGACGGTGATCCAGTACGACGCCGCCGGCGATCCGACCGGCGCGACCTACACGTACACGGGCGACGGTACGCCCGACCGATTCGTGACCGAGGACGACGAGGCCGCCAGCGAGATCAGCACCTTCGACTTCGACGCGGCGGGCCTGACGACCTCGACGACCCTCGATCGCGTGAACATGGACGCCTCGACCGAATCGATCGCCGTGGTCCAGACCTACGTGGGCGGGGCTGCGACCCGAAGCGACTCGACCTTCGACTTCGATGGCGTGGTGAGCGCGACGTACTCGACTTTCGCCTACGCCGGACCCGACCTCGACACCGTCGAGACGCGGGATGCGGGGACGGACGCGCTGCAGACCACGCTGACCCTCGTCTACGGCGGCGACTCGCTGCCCGACGTGGCGACCCTCGTTTCGCCGGGCAGCATGGGCTTCCCCGGCCTCGAGGTCGAGACGACCTACAACTGGCGCCCCGACGGCCAGCCCGACGATGTCACCTCCACCTGGTCCCAGGTCTTCCCGGGCGGGCCCGTCTTCTTCGGCGGCGGCACGGGCGACTACCAGTACGACGCAGAGGGGCGCCGCGTGGTCGAGGTCTTCACGGTCGACACCAGCCAGGGCGCCTTCGTCGCCGAGTTCTTCGGCTTCGAGTACCGCAAGACGCTCCACTACGACGAGCTCGATCTGCTCGCCCTCGAAGAGATCGACATCGACGACGACGGCTCTCTCGACGCGACCCGCACCGCGACCTGGGAAGCCGGCGACTGCACCCCCGTCTTCGTCTGGGCCCCCAACGGACGGCCGGAGTTCGTCGCCGTGCCCGGCACGCCCTATGTGCCGGGTACGGGCTGGCAGTCCGTGCGGAACTGTCCCGAGCCCGCGACCGGGGTGTCGCTCATGGCGGGCATCGGCGCGCTCGCATGGCACTCGCGGAGGCGCCGCGCGCGCGCAGCGAGGGCGTAG
- a CDS encoding class I SAM-dependent methyltransferase translates to MEVHTGNPYVRKLKRLFRRKVKLMPREEAEKWRRELDDLYRRDYGLSAHPLQSDPAVVPPVDVIDQVQGPSKADPTTFFGTGARETCVYLSELGEIGVKMTDVERMLDFGFGTGRILLHFLPFDVERHGCDVNQASFDWTTRTLGELADLRMSKLEPPLDYPDGSFDLIIATSVFTHTPFALQPLWIEEFARILRPGGTSIVTVHDPDKMPASGRERGWLETGNRKGIHMRTFLTEDKLAELWGTSLEFVGLRRYPGTQAHVIARKP, encoded by the coding sequence ATGGAAGTCCACACCGGCAACCCCTACGTGCGAAAGCTGAAGCGCCTCTTCCGGCGCAAGGTCAAGCTGATGCCGCGGGAAGAGGCCGAGAAGTGGCGCCGCGAGCTGGATGATCTGTACCGCCGCGACTACGGCCTGAGCGCGCATCCTCTGCAGAGCGATCCGGCGGTGGTGCCACCCGTCGACGTGATCGATCAGGTCCAGGGCCCGAGCAAGGCGGATCCGACGACGTTCTTCGGAACCGGGGCACGAGAGACGTGCGTCTATCTGAGCGAGCTCGGCGAGATCGGTGTGAAGATGACCGATGTCGAGCGGATGCTCGACTTCGGCTTCGGCACGGGCCGGATCCTGCTTCACTTCCTGCCCTTCGACGTCGAACGTCACGGGTGCGACGTGAACCAGGCGTCCTTCGACTGGACGACCCGGACACTCGGCGAACTCGCGGACCTCCGCATGTCGAAGCTCGAGCCCCCCCTCGACTATCCCGACGGATCCTTCGACCTGATCATCGCGACCTCGGTCTTCACGCATACGCCCTTTGCGCTGCAGCCGCTCTGGATCGAGGAGTTCGCACGCATCCTGCGACCGGGTGGCACGTCGATCGTCACCGTCCACGACCCGGACAAGATGCCGGCCTCCGGACGCGAGCGGGGTTGGCTCGAGACGGGCAATCGCAAGGGCATCCACATGCGGACGTTCCTGACCGAGGACAAGCTCGCCGAGCTATGGGGCACTTCGCTCGAGTTCGTCGGCCTGCGGCGCTATCCGGGTACCCAGGCCCACGTCATCGCCCGCAAGCCCTGA
- a CDS encoding DUF3313 domain-containing protein encodes MSKRTPTVLLLLLLGLSMATACATGEPGGAPSQESPPPVSSPPPAERIGDLVKVDIEADGELFIREDHRIGGFDAVYFPLATIEYASGSPTLNERTENEFLGLLEQSLVDNAESGGIEVADRAGRCVIRLQIAIEDLEIARRRRTGGTGDWASLTFAMELSDSRTGEPLARYAKPERIMSPGTGENRTELILANYAAILENIDLPAIVTGVTAEPSPPRDDCEGALAGLRPDARP; translated from the coding sequence ATGTCGAAGCGAACGCCGACCGTTCTCCTTCTTCTCCTTCTCGGCCTATCGATGGCGACGGCCTGCGCCACGGGCGAACCGGGCGGCGCCCCGAGCCAGGAGAGTCCGCCGCCCGTTTCCTCGCCCCCGCCCGCGGAGCGCATCGGCGACCTCGTGAAGGTCGACATCGAGGCGGACGGCGAGCTCTTCATCCGCGAGGACCATCGGATCGGCGGCTTCGATGCCGTCTACTTCCCGCTCGCGACGATCGAGTACGCGTCGGGTTCGCCGACTCTGAACGAGCGGACCGAGAACGAGTTCCTCGGACTGCTCGAGCAGTCCCTCGTCGACAACGCCGAGAGCGGGGGGATCGAGGTCGCCGACCGGGCAGGTCGGTGTGTGATCCGCCTTCAGATCGCCATCGAGGACCTCGAGATCGCGCGTCGGCGTCGCACGGGCGGCACGGGCGACTGGGCATCGCTGACTTTCGCCATGGAGCTCAGCGATTCGAGAACGGGCGAGCCGCTCGCGCGCTATGCGAAGCCAGAGCGGATCATGTCGCCCGGCACGGGTGAGAACCGCACGGAGCTGATCCTCGCCAACTACGCCGCCATTCTCGAGAACATCGATCTGCCTGCCATCGTGACGGGTGTGACGGCCGAGCCGTCGCCTCCCCGCGACGACTGCGAAGGCGCACTCGCGGGCCTCCGGCCGGACGCCCGACCGTAG
- a CDS encoding mitochondrial fission ELM1 family protein, translated as MPTPRTWLLLSEKGGDNAQIEALGSGLPWPCETRALRMLPEWLEAKPPVKPTLDYVDLEHSDALEPPWPDLVVTGGRRPSNVALWIQERSGGKTRIVLLGKPSGSWNRMALVIGGAEILLPPLPNVMKIHLPMMRIDRDRVAAAADEWRARFEGLPHPLVALLIGGPTRPFVYDGSVTSELLALSKQVLAEGGTPFVTTSRRTPAAVVEALETGLSDGACLHRWQPDAKPEENPYLGLLGLADGFVVTADSASMAIEVASLGKPLGILRLPGGRLGRLELMRRRLLSKLFAPRGPGLLEGFRCALARSVFRARLVWASRDFRVLHEWLVKEGFAVWAGDPLGAPPSPLPDERERVAKRVKSLFPGWTWEDGDATD; from the coding sequence GTGCCGACGCCGCGAACCTGGCTCCTGCTGTCGGAGAAAGGCGGCGACAACGCCCAGATCGAGGCGCTGGGCTCGGGCCTGCCCTGGCCCTGCGAGACGCGCGCGCTGCGCATGCTGCCGGAGTGGCTGGAGGCCAAGCCGCCGGTGAAGCCGACCCTCGACTACGTGGACCTGGAGCACAGCGATGCGCTCGAGCCGCCCTGGCCCGATCTGGTCGTCACCGGTGGCCGGCGGCCCTCGAACGTCGCGCTCTGGATCCAGGAACGCTCCGGCGGGAAGACCAGGATCGTGCTGCTCGGCAAGCCCTCCGGCTCCTGGAATCGGATGGCGCTGGTCATCGGCGGCGCGGAGATCCTGCTCCCTCCCCTGCCCAACGTGATGAAGATCCATCTCCCGATGATGCGCATCGATCGAGACCGCGTCGCCGCAGCTGCGGACGAGTGGCGGGCGCGCTTCGAGGGCTTGCCGCACCCGCTGGTCGCGCTGCTCATCGGTGGCCCCACGCGCCCCTTCGTCTACGACGGATCGGTGACGAGCGAGCTCCTCGCGCTCTCGAAGCAGGTCCTCGCCGAGGGCGGAACGCCCTTCGTCACCACGAGCCGCCGAACGCCGGCGGCCGTCGTGGAAGCGCTCGAGACCGGGCTGTCGGACGGCGCATGCCTGCATCGCTGGCAGCCCGACGCGAAGCCGGAGGAGAACCCCTACCTGGGGCTGCTCGGACTGGCGGACGGCTTCGTGGTCACCGCGGACAGCGCGTCGATGGCGATCGAGGTGGCGAGCCTCGGAAAGCCCCTGGGCATCCTTCGCCTGCCGGGCGGGCGTCTCGGTCGACTCGAGCTGATGCGGCGCCGTCTGCTCTCGAAGCTCTTCGCGCCGCGAGGGCCCGGTCTCCTCGAAGGATTCCGCTGCGCGCTGGCGCGGTCGGTCTTTCGCGCGAGACTGGTCTGGGCGAGTCGCGACTTCCGGGTTCTCCACGAATGGCTCGTGAAGGAGGGCTTCGCGGTCTGGGCGGGCGATCCGCTCGGCGCCCCCCCCTCTCCGCTTCCCGACGAGCGCGAGCGGGTCGCGAAACGGGTGAAGTCGCTCTTCCCGGGGTGGACCTGGGAGGACGGGGACGCGACGGACTGA
- a CDS encoding acyltransferase has translation MSGERKRIEGLDGLRAIALLSVVFFHLETKPWIPGGFVGVDLFFVLSGFLITGLLLDELDRRQTIDLTAFYLRRARRLLPAFAAMLLGVLSVSLLVLDPDARAYPTLEELNASVLLAVLYGFNWLVAFDLPYMRAIAHVWSLSIEEQFYLVWPVALIFLTRHAGSEAAIRRVVVLGILLSLSIPFWDTDWGWNRLYYGSDYRASGLLLGCLVALARRDPELRQSLTEPSVLGPVAAASCAFLVFVAATTAPDQPYLYLGGFLCIGLASAAILLFVVEAAPGHPVVRFLQHRTLVWIGRRSYAGYLFHMPLVIWTRRLDVPLFDQMVLVLGLTFLLVEASWRWIERPMLEGRAGTAPQAGER, from the coding sequence GTGAGCGGCGAACGGAAGCGGATCGAGGGGCTGGATGGGTTGCGTGCGATCGCGCTGCTCTCGGTCGTCTTCTTCCACCTCGAGACCAAGCCCTGGATTCCCGGCGGCTTCGTCGGCGTCGACCTCTTCTTCGTGCTCTCCGGATTCCTGATCACGGGACTGCTGCTCGACGAGCTCGACCGCCGCCAGACGATCGACCTCACGGCCTTCTATCTCCGCCGGGCGCGAAGACTGCTTCCCGCCTTCGCTGCGATGCTCCTGGGCGTGTTGAGCGTGAGCCTTCTCGTGCTCGACCCCGACGCCCGCGCGTACCCGACGCTCGAGGAACTCAATGCCTCGGTCCTCCTCGCGGTGCTCTACGGATTCAACTGGTTGGTCGCCTTCGATCTGCCCTACATGCGCGCGATCGCGCACGTCTGGTCGCTGTCGATCGAGGAGCAGTTCTATCTCGTCTGGCCGGTCGCCCTGATCTTTCTCACGCGCCACGCCGGATCGGAAGCCGCGATCCGTCGCGTCGTCGTGCTCGGGATCCTCCTCTCCCTCTCGATTCCGTTCTGGGACACGGACTGGGGCTGGAATCGCCTCTACTACGGGAGCGACTACCGCGCGAGCGGGCTGCTCCTGGGGTGCCTCGTCGCGCTCGCTCGCCGGGATCCCGAACTGCGGCAATCCCTCACCGAGCCCTCCGTGCTCGGCCCGGTCGCCGCGGCGTCCTGCGCGTTCCTCGTGTTCGTCGCCGCGACCACCGCTCCCGATCAGCCCTATCTCTACCTCGGCGGATTCCTCTGCATCGGGCTCGCCAGCGCCGCGATCCTTCTCTTCGTCGTCGAGGCAGCCCCCGGGCACCCCGTCGTCCGATTCCTGCAGCATCGGACGCTCGTCTGGATCGGTCGTCGATCCTACGCGGGATATCTCTTCCACATGCCGCTGGTGATCTGGACGCGGCGACTCGACGTTCCACTCTTCGACCAGATGGTTCTCGTCCTCGGTCTGACCTTCTTGCTGGTCGAGGCCTCCTGGCGCTGGATCGAGCGGCCGATGCTGGAAGGACGCGCGGGGACCGCTCCGCAGGCCGGCGAGCGGTAG
- a CDS encoding gamma-glutamyltransferase produces MYAVGAGWLLIAVALGCGGRELIAFDDPTRTPRRTLEASEYAVVAGTPWAAEAMDDVLARGGNAFDAAVAGLLVLNVTFGEAASFPSIAPLLVWDATAGEASSYVGVGTAPAAATIEAFRARGHEVVPARDVIAQLVPASPDVIVELLQRHGTRPFGELAAPAIEIAEAGFAIHATTARNLDLSWIERLGMRLLLPYNAKVFTQGEWWKPIRAGERLRRVDLSKTLAALARTEAGCLEEGGEREVCLEAVRERFYEGDIAEAIVALHEAHDGFMTAEDLAGYAGKWEAPLRARFGGYELLSNGTWTQGIALLMAAQILDGVAVDGLEHNSARYVHTLVQALELAMADREAYAGDPDFVDVPLGVLLSEAFAAKRRAEMGSRAFGALPPPGDVPGDAAWRPASPTRHAFSAPPRFGRDTTYLAVVDGEGNSVSMTPSDFPVSPMVPDTGLVLGIRMTQFRLDPESPTALAPGKRPRVTPHAAMLLRDGRHVMSFGTPGAEMQTQANLQVLLNHLVFEMGIQEAIDQPRFRSLTWPDSFSPHDSEPGMIELEATLYDAIADDLEALGYRVRRWDDWDPHFSAVGAIRRRDDGTLAVGADPREATTAKGR; encoded by the coding sequence GTGTACGCGGTCGGAGCCGGGTGGCTGCTGATCGCCGTGGCGCTCGGTTGCGGCGGTCGCGAGCTCATCGCGTTCGACGACCCGACACGGACGCCGCGACGGACCCTGGAAGCGAGCGAGTACGCCGTCGTCGCCGGGACGCCCTGGGCCGCCGAGGCCATGGACGACGTGCTGGCGCGGGGCGGGAACGCCTTCGACGCCGCGGTCGCCGGTCTCCTCGTGCTGAACGTGACCTTCGGTGAGGCCGCGAGCTTCCCCAGCATCGCGCCGCTCCTCGTGTGGGACGCCACCGCGGGGGAGGCGAGCAGCTACGTCGGCGTCGGCACGGCACCCGCCGCCGCCACGATCGAAGCGTTCCGAGCGCGTGGCCACGAGGTCGTCCCGGCGCGCGACGTGATCGCCCAGCTCGTACCCGCCTCGCCCGACGTGATCGTGGAGCTGCTGCAGCGCCACGGCACCCGCCCCTTCGGCGAGCTGGCCGCGCCCGCGATCGAGATCGCCGAGGCGGGGTTCGCCATCCATGCGACCACGGCGAGGAACCTCGATCTCAGCTGGATCGAGCGGCTCGGAATGCGATTGCTGCTCCCCTACAACGCGAAGGTCTTCACCCAGGGCGAGTGGTGGAAACCGATCCGCGCCGGCGAACGCCTGCGTCGGGTCGATCTGTCCAAGACGCTCGCTGCGCTCGCGCGTACCGAGGCCGGCTGCCTGGAGGAGGGAGGCGAAAGGGAGGTCTGCCTCGAAGCCGTCCGCGAGCGGTTCTATGAAGGGGACATTGCCGAGGCGATCGTCGCGCTCCACGAAGCGCACGACGGGTTCATGACGGCCGAGGATCTGGCGGGTTATGCGGGCAAGTGGGAAGCTCCGCTGCGGGCCCGCTTCGGTGGGTACGAGCTGCTGTCGAACGGGACCTGGACCCAGGGCATCGCACTGTTGATGGCGGCGCAGATCCTCGATGGCGTCGCGGTCGACGGGCTCGAACACAACAGCGCGCGCTACGTCCATACCCTCGTCCAGGCGCTCGAGCTCGCGATGGCGGATCGTGAGGCGTACGCCGGCGATCCCGACTTCGTCGACGTGCCCCTCGGCGTCCTGCTCTCCGAAGCCTTCGCCGCGAAGCGGCGTGCCGAGATGGGGTCGCGTGCATTCGGCGCGCTCCCCCCGCCGGGTGACGTCCCGGGGGATGCCGCCTGGCGTCCGGCTTCCCCGACGCGTCACGCCTTCTCCGCACCGCCGAGATTCGGTCGCGACACGACCTATCTGGCGGTCGTGGACGGCGAGGGGAACAGCGTGTCGATGACCCCGAGCGACTTTCCGGTTTCGCCGATGGTGCCCGACACGGGGCTCGTCCTCGGCATCCGCATGACCCAGTTCCGGCTCGATCCAGAGAGCCCGACGGCCCTCGCGCCGGGGAAACGGCCGCGTGTCACGCCCCACGCCGCGATGCTGCTGCGGGACGGCCGGCACGTCATGAGCTTCGGCACGCCGGGCGCCGAGATGCAGACCCAGGCGAACCTGCAGGTCCTGCTCAATCATCTCGTGTTCGAGATGGGGATCCAGGAGGCGATCGACCAGCCGCGTTTCCGGTCGCTCACCTGGCCGGACTCGTTCTCGCCCCACGATTCCGAGCCCGGCATGATCGAGCTCGAGGCGACGCTCTACGATGCGATCGCCGACGACCTCGAGGCGCTCGGCTACCGCGTTCGTCGCTGGGACGACTGGGATCCGCACTTCAGCGCGGTCGGCGCGATCCGGCGGCGGGACGACGGCACGCTCGCGGTCGGTGCGGATCCGCGCGAGGCGACCACGGCGAAGGGCAGATAG
- a CDS encoding sulfotransferase domain-containing protein → MPDWLKKAAIIGGTAPLPASARVSLRVRGLASLEVAKARKAQLLIIAHPKSGNTWLKVMISRLYQVRHGFPDSQIHKTDEFTRKVPEVPRMAASNGIYSYEAAVGALLEPATRDAEMNRKAVVFLARHPCDIAVSWYHQFTKRQSKHKQELINAELTRPVDRETVGMWDFVRNSEIGLLHLIGFLNDWQRRLADHPNALVTRYEDLRTKPEETLRAVMATAGEQFSDEEIEEAVRFGSFDHLRGLESQGHFKQGGLTLRDREDPNSFKVRRAKIGGYVQDFDPQQVAELDELVAKHLSPVFGYGARGAVGPLALDA, encoded by the coding sequence GTGCCCGATTGGCTGAAGAAGGCCGCGATCATCGGAGGGACCGCTCCGCTGCCGGCGTCCGCGCGGGTGTCGCTCCGGGTACGAGGCCTCGCGTCGCTCGAGGTGGCCAAGGCGCGCAAGGCGCAGCTGCTCATCATCGCCCACCCCAAGAGCGGGAACACCTGGCTCAAGGTGATGATCTCGCGGCTCTACCAGGTCCGACACGGCTTCCCCGACTCGCAGATCCACAAGACCGACGAGTTCACCCGCAAGGTGCCCGAGGTACCGCGGATGGCGGCGAGCAACGGCATCTACAGCTACGAAGCCGCCGTCGGCGCGCTCCTCGAACCCGCGACGCGGGATGCCGAGATGAATCGCAAGGCGGTCGTCTTCCTGGCGCGCCACCCCTGCGACATCGCCGTTTCCTGGTACCACCAGTTCACCAAGCGACAGTCGAAGCACAAGCAGGAGCTGATCAACGCCGAGCTGACCCGACCGGTCGACCGCGAGACCGTCGGCATGTGGGACTTCGTTCGGAACAGCGAGATCGGCCTGCTTCACCTGATCGGGTTCCTGAACGACTGGCAGCGACGGCTCGCCGACCATCCGAACGCACTCGTGACCCGTTACGAGGATCTCCGCACGAAGCCCGAGGAGACGCTGCGCGCCGTGATGGCGACGGCGGGAGAGCAGTTCAGCGACGAGGAGATCGAGGAAGCGGTCCGCTTCGGCTCTTTCGACCATCTCCGTGGTCTCGAGAGTCAGGGGCACTTCAAGCAGGGTGGACTCACGCTGCGAGACCGTGAGGATCCGAACAGCTTCAAGGTGCGTCGCGCGAAGATCGGCGGCTACGTGCAGGACTTCGACCCGCAGCAGGTGGCCGAGCTCGACGAGCTCGTCGCGAAGCACCTCTCCCCGGTCTTCGGCTACGGCGCCCGCGGCGCCGTCGGTCCGCTGGCGCTCGACGCCTGA